The DNA sequence GGCCCGAGCGCGCCATCGGCTGCGTCGTTTATCCGGCCTGCGACGTGCCGGAACCGGGCGTGGTCCAGCACAACTACGGCAACCGCTTTTCGCTGGGAGAGCCGGACGGCGAGAGCTCCGAGCGGCTGGAGACCCTCTCAAAGCTGCTGATCGAGGGCGGTCTAAAGGCGCCGCGCAAGGGACGCTTGCGTGACGAGATCTGGATCAAGCTCTGGGGCAACTGCTCCTTCAATCCGGTATCGGCCCTGACCGGGGCCAGCCTCGACCTGATCGGCGGGAACGAAGCCTGCAAGGACGTCGTGCGCCGCATGATGCTGGAGTGCAAGGCGGTGGGCGAGGCGGTCGGCGCGCGCTTTTCCGTGGACGTGGAGCGGCGGATCGAAGGCGGCACCGAGATCGTCGGCCACAAGCCCTCGACCCGTCAGGACGTGGAGAAGGGCCGCCCGATGGAGCTGGACGCGCTCACCTCGACGGTTCTGGAGCTGGCGCGCCGTTTGGAGATCGAGACGCCCACGCTCGACGCCGTGGCCGCGCTGGTGCGCATGCAGGGCAGCGTGCTGGGCCTCTACGACTACAAGCCCGCGATCGAAGAGCTGATCTTCCAGCGCCGCGGGGACTAGGGCTTACGGCTTGCGGCGTCCGCCCATCAATTCGGTGATCTGCGCCGCGGCGTTCTGGACCTTGGGCCAGATGCGCGCGACCTCGTTGTCCGTCATGCGGACCGTGGGGCCGGAGACCGAGACCCCCGCGATGGCCTCGCCGAACTCGTTATAGATGGCCGAGGCGACGCAGCGCATGCCCCGCGTGCGCTCTTCTGTGGGCGTGAACTCGGGCAGGCCCTTGCGCACCAGCAGCTGCTCCACCTCGTCCTTAGACATCTCGGCCATCAAAGCCTTGCCGATGCCCGATGCGTGCATGT is a window from the Limibacillus sp. genome containing:
- a CDS encoding 2-dehydropantoate 2-reductase, with the translated sequence MTRICIFGAGAIGGMMGAALDKAGAEVSLVARGPHLAAIQEKGLIYREGGEETVHKLKASDDPAELGEQDFVIIALKAHSIPPIVDRFTPLLGDKTAIVSAVNGLPWWYFYKADSGTVLDDKPLETVDPGGAQWKAFGPERAIGCVVYPACDVPEPGVVQHNYGNRFSLGEPDGESSERLETLSKLLIEGGLKAPRKGRLRDEIWIKLWGNCSFNPVSALTGASLDLIGGNEACKDVVRRMMLECKAVGEAVGARFSVDVERRIEGGTEIVGHKPSTRQDVEKGRPMELDALTSTVLELARRLEIETPTLDAVAALVRMQGSVLGLYDYKPAIEELIFQRRGD